From Actinopolymorpha cephalotaxi, one genomic window encodes:
- a CDS encoding SDR family oxidoreductase, which yields MPNPRTAHPIGVTGATGRLGGRVARRLAAAGAGQRLVVRDPARAPHLPGASVVSAAFGDRSAVHTALEGVPAVLMVSASETPDRVTQHQAFVDASAAAGVEHLVYISFHGAAPDCTFTLGRDHWATEQHIRASGLRFTFLRDNLYADFLPAMVGDDDVIRGPAGEGRVAAVAQDDIADAASAVLLDPGAHVGATYSLTGPRALSMDDVARTMTAELGRPVRYRNETIEEAYASRAGYGAPRWQVDAWVSTYTAIANGEVAGVTGDIPQLTGHPATEFSALLRRGGSAY from the coding sequence ATGCCGAACCCCCGTACCGCACACCCGATCGGCGTCACCGGCGCCACCGGCCGGCTCGGTGGACGGGTCGCGCGGCGGCTGGCCGCCGCGGGCGCCGGTCAGCGACTCGTCGTCCGGGACCCGGCGCGGGCACCGCACCTGCCGGGTGCGTCGGTCGTGAGTGCGGCGTTCGGTGACCGTTCGGCTGTCCACACCGCTCTGGAGGGAGTGCCAGCCGTCCTCATGGTGTCGGCGTCGGAAACCCCGGACCGGGTGACACAGCACCAGGCGTTCGTCGACGCGTCCGCGGCCGCGGGCGTCGAACACCTGGTGTACATCTCCTTCCACGGAGCCGCACCGGACTGCACGTTCACCCTCGGCCGCGACCACTGGGCGACCGAGCAGCACATCCGCGCCTCCGGTCTCCGGTTCACCTTCCTGCGCGACAACCTCTACGCCGACTTCCTGCCGGCCATGGTCGGTGACGACGACGTGATCCGGGGCCCGGCCGGTGAGGGACGCGTCGCGGCGGTGGCCCAGGACGACATCGCCGACGCCGCCTCCGCCGTCCTGCTCGACCCGGGAGCACACGTCGGAGCGACCTACTCCCTGACCGGGCCGCGGGCCCTGTCCATGGACGATGTCGCGCGCACGATGACCGCCGAGCTGGGACGCCCGGTGCGCTACCGGAACGAGACGATCGAGGAGGCGTACGCGTCCCGCGCGGGCTACGGAGCACCGCGGTGGCAGGTCGACGCCTGGGTGTCGACGTACACCGCCATCGCCAACGGCGAGGTCGCCGGCGTGACCGGCGACATCCCCCAGCTGACCGGGCATCCCGCGACCGAGTTCTCCGCACTCCTTCGCCGTGGCGGGTCCGCCTACTAG
- a CDS encoding NUDIX hydrolase: protein MSRLGHEVLAAVLQVRSRSLQVLLWQRAREPQVGRWALPGGRLGAVEDVESSVRRQLAEKVDVRQLSHVEQLAVFSAPDRMPGPRVLATAFLGLVPSDNDPELPEDTRWFPIDDLPKTAFDHEAIVLRARDRLRSKLSYTNLGFALAPPTFTVSELRGVYSAALGHRVSATNLQRVLTRRGQLEATGQTAGSGPTGGRPAALFRFTCRDMFITDPFAVLRPPTVRS, encoded by the coding sequence GTGAGTCGACTGGGGCATGAGGTGCTGGCAGCAGTTCTCCAGGTCCGGTCCCGGTCACTGCAGGTCCTGCTCTGGCAGCGCGCCCGCGAACCCCAGGTAGGCAGGTGGGCACTCCCCGGTGGCCGGCTCGGTGCCGTCGAGGACGTCGAGAGTTCCGTACGACGACAGCTCGCCGAGAAGGTCGACGTACGCCAGCTGTCCCACGTCGAGCAGCTCGCGGTGTTCAGCGCACCCGACCGGATGCCCGGGCCGCGGGTGCTCGCCACCGCGTTCCTCGGCCTGGTGCCGAGCGACAACGACCCGGAGCTCCCCGAGGACACCCGGTGGTTCCCGATCGACGACCTGCCGAAGACCGCGTTCGACCACGAGGCCATCGTGCTGCGTGCCCGCGACCGGCTGCGGTCCAAGCTGTCGTACACCAATCTCGGGTTCGCCCTCGCTCCCCCGACCTTCACCGTCTCCGAGCTCCGCGGGGTCTACTCCGCGGCACTCGGGCACCGGGTGTCGGCGACCAACCTGCAGCGGGTGCTCACCCGGCGCGGGCAGCTGGAGGCGACCGGCCAGACCGCGGGCTCCGGGCCGACCGGCGGCCGCCCCGCCGCGTTGTTCCGGTTCACCTGCCGGGACATGTTCATCACCGACCCGTTCGCGGTGCTCCGTCCGCCGACCGTGCGCAGCTGA
- the nadA gene encoding quinolinate synthase NadA translates to MTPVTEAVRANTAYDEVVPDDAWREEVRRLAAERGAVLLAHNYQIPEIQDIADHTGDSLALSRIAAASEASTIVFCGVHFMAESAKILSPDKTVLIPDARAGCSLADSITADQLRAWKAEHPGAVVVSYVNTTAEVKAETDICCTSANAVEVVASVPADREVLFLPDMFLGAHVKRETGRENLHIWAGECHVHAGINGAELADRAAAQPDAELFIHPECGCATSALYLAGEGAVAADRVKILSTGGMLDQAKETKAKSVLVATEIGMLHQLRKAAPGVDFRAVNDRASCRYMKMITPGALLRSLREGTDEVHVAPEIAARARGAVQRMIEVGNPGGGE, encoded by the coding sequence ATGACCCCTGTCACTGAAGCTGTCCGCGCGAACACGGCCTACGACGAGGTGGTGCCGGACGACGCGTGGCGAGAAGAGGTACGCCGGCTCGCCGCCGAGCGCGGTGCGGTGCTGCTCGCACACAACTACCAGATCCCCGAGATCCAGGACATCGCCGACCACACCGGCGACTCCCTCGCGCTCAGCCGCATCGCCGCGGCCAGCGAGGCTTCCACCATCGTCTTCTGCGGCGTGCACTTCATGGCGGAGTCGGCGAAGATCCTCAGCCCGGACAAGACCGTCCTCATCCCCGACGCCCGGGCCGGCTGCTCCCTGGCCGACTCGATCACCGCCGACCAGCTGCGGGCCTGGAAGGCCGAGCACCCGGGAGCGGTGGTCGTGTCGTACGTCAACACCACCGCCGAGGTGAAGGCCGAGACCGACATCTGCTGCACCTCCGCGAACGCGGTCGAGGTGGTGGCCTCGGTCCCGGCCGACCGGGAGGTGCTGTTCCTGCCGGACATGTTCCTCGGCGCCCACGTCAAGCGGGAGACCGGCCGGGAGAACCTGCACATCTGGGCGGGGGAGTGCCACGTCCACGCCGGCATCAACGGTGCCGAGCTGGCCGACCGCGCCGCCGCCCAGCCCGACGCGGAGCTGTTCATCCACCCCGAGTGCGGCTGCGCGACGTCCGCGCTCTACCTCGCCGGTGAGGGCGCGGTGGCCGCGGACCGGGTGAAGATCCTGTCCACCGGCGGGATGCTCGACCAGGCGAAGGAGACCAAGGCGAAGTCGGTGCTCGTCGCCACCGAGATCGGCATGCTGCACCAGCTCCGCAAGGCCGCGCCGGGCGTGGACTTCCGTGCGGTGAACGACCGTGCGTCCTGCCGCTACATGAAGATGATCACGCCGGGCGCGTTGCTGCGCAGTCTCCGCGAGGGCACCGACGAGGTGCACGTGGCGCCGGAGATCGCCGCACGGGCGCGCGGAGCGGTGCAGCGGATGATCGAGGTCGGCAACCCCGGAGGCGGCGAATGA
- a CDS encoding L-aspartate oxidase, translating to MSSRWEATADLVVVGTGVAGLSAALEATRAGLRVVVVTKAEADAGNTRWAQGGVAVVLPGQHEPGDSVRRHVDDTLVAGAGLCDPAAVATILADGPEAVAGLRTDGAVFDPAGDDQPGRHGLLALAREGGHTAFRVVHAGGDATGAEVERALLAGVRNQRLTLLERHVAARVLRTEAGTVAGLLVLADDGVAGVLRAPAVLLATGGLGQLYETTTNPDVATADGIALALRAGASVADLEFVQFHPTVLYPGRGATGSRPLVTEAVRGEGAVLVDAAGERVMAGVHPLEDLAPRDVVSAAIIRRLADVPGGVDDHVFLDATHLKAEAFRARFPTVYAACRAIGVDPSSEPIPVAPSAHFSCGGVVTTVDGRTGVPGLYAAGEVARTGLHGANRLASNSLLEGLVVGRRAAKAVVADLSTGLAARRSASRADDAAGALEAEPVADRPGLQQLMSRHAAIGRDQAGLAIVTKSLDAMAASRVRPAGRADVEDAALHLAARALVLAASTRTESRGCHVRHDHLVRDDQRWRRSLVVGLDTSGEPTLLPALDLGGVA from the coding sequence ATGAGCAGCCGCTGGGAGGCGACCGCCGATCTGGTCGTGGTGGGTACGGGCGTGGCCGGGCTCAGTGCCGCGCTGGAGGCGACGCGCGCCGGGCTGCGGGTCGTCGTCGTGACCAAGGCCGAGGCCGACGCCGGCAACACCCGCTGGGCGCAAGGCGGGGTTGCGGTCGTGCTCCCCGGCCAGCACGAGCCCGGCGACAGTGTGCGCAGGCATGTCGACGACACCCTGGTGGCCGGCGCCGGTCTGTGTGACCCGGCCGCGGTGGCGACGATTCTGGCCGACGGTCCGGAGGCGGTGGCGGGGCTGCGCACCGACGGGGCCGTGTTCGACCCCGCAGGTGACGACCAGCCCGGTCGCCACGGCCTGCTGGCGCTGGCCAGGGAAGGCGGGCACACCGCGTTCCGGGTGGTGCACGCCGGCGGTGACGCCACCGGCGCCGAGGTCGAACGCGCCCTGCTGGCCGGCGTACGCAACCAGCGGTTGACACTGCTCGAACGCCACGTCGCCGCCCGGGTGCTGCGGACCGAGGCCGGCACGGTGGCCGGGTTGCTGGTGCTCGCCGACGACGGCGTGGCGGGGGTCCTCCGGGCACCCGCCGTGCTGCTCGCCACCGGCGGGCTCGGCCAGCTCTACGAGACCACCACCAACCCCGACGTCGCCACCGCCGACGGGATCGCGCTGGCCCTGCGTGCGGGCGCGTCCGTGGCAGACCTGGAGTTCGTGCAGTTCCACCCGACCGTGCTCTACCCCGGGCGCGGTGCCACCGGTTCGCGGCCGTTGGTCACCGAGGCTGTGCGTGGCGAGGGTGCGGTGCTGGTCGACGCGGCGGGCGAACGCGTCATGGCCGGCGTCCACCCGCTGGAGGACCTCGCGCCCCGGGACGTGGTCTCGGCGGCGATCATCCGCCGGCTGGCCGACGTGCCCGGCGGAGTGGACGACCACGTGTTCCTGGACGCCACCCACCTGAAGGCGGAGGCCTTCCGGGCGCGCTTCCCCACGGTGTACGCCGCGTGCCGGGCGATCGGAGTGGACCCTTCGTCCGAACCGATCCCGGTGGCACCCTCGGCGCACTTCAGCTGCGGCGGCGTGGTGACCACCGTCGACGGCCGGACCGGGGTGCCCGGCCTGTACGCGGCGGGGGAGGTCGCCCGCACCGGCCTGCACGGCGCCAACCGGCTGGCCTCCAACAGCCTGCTCGAAGGACTGGTGGTCGGTCGCCGGGCCGCGAAGGCCGTGGTGGCGGACCTGTCCACCGGCCTGGCCGCGCGCCGGTCGGCGAGCCGGGCCGACGACGCGGCCGGCGCGCTGGAGGCCGAGCCGGTCGCGGACCGGCCCGGACTGCAGCAGCTGATGAGCCGGCACGCGGCGATCGGCCGGGACCAGGCCGGGCTCGCGATCGTGACCAAGTCGCTGGACGCGATGGCTGCTTCGCGCGTACGACCCGCCGGGCGGGCCGACGTCGAGGACGCCGCACTCCACCTGGCGGCCCGGGCGCTGGTGCTCGCGGCCTCCACGCGTACGGAGTCACGTGGCTGCCACGTCCGGCACGACCATCTCGTACGAGACGACCAACGGTGGCGGCGCAGTCTGGTGGTGGGCCTGGACACGTCCGGCGAGCCCACCCTGCTGCCCGCGCTCGACCTGGGAGGTGTGGCATGA
- the nadC gene encoding carboxylating nicotinate-nucleotide diphosphorylase, with amino-acid sequence MTVPTRSRYDSDDIAESAQGFSPGVAEALSRAGLDVNDTLRVLSTALAEDLRYGPDETTAATVPVDAVAEAEVTPRVPGVLAGGVLVPAVFDLLAPGEVEVLHQVEDGTRLVAGEPALVLRGPVRTLLTGERPALNLVCHLSGIATLTAAWVDAVAGTGCAVRDSRKTLPGLRLLQKYAVRCGGGVNHRLGLGDAVLVKDNHVLAAGSAAAALEAVRRHAPQLPAEVEVTTLDELDSVLDAKAELVLVDNFTPEECAEAVRRTRAVGGGTLLEASGGLTLDVARAYAETGVDYLAVGALTHSAPALDLGLDLRS; translated from the coding sequence ATGACGGTGCCCACTCGTTCGCGTTACGACTCCGACGACATCGCCGAGTCCGCACAGGGGTTCTCGCCCGGTGTGGCCGAGGCGCTGAGCCGCGCCGGCCTGGATGTCAACGACACCTTGCGGGTGCTCAGCACGGCGCTGGCCGAGGATCTGCGGTACGGCCCGGACGAGACGACGGCCGCGACCGTTCCCGTGGACGCGGTGGCCGAGGCGGAGGTCACGCCGCGGGTGCCGGGCGTCCTCGCCGGAGGCGTTCTCGTACCCGCCGTCTTCGACCTGCTGGCACCCGGAGAGGTGGAGGTGCTCCACCAGGTGGAGGACGGGACCCGGCTGGTGGCCGGCGAGCCCGCGCTGGTCCTGCGGGGACCGGTCCGGACGCTGCTCACCGGGGAGCGGCCGGCCCTCAACCTGGTGTGCCACCTGTCCGGCATCGCGACGCTCACCGCTGCCTGGGTGGACGCCGTCGCCGGGACCGGCTGCGCTGTCCGCGACAGCCGCAAGACGCTGCCCGGCCTGCGCCTGCTGCAGAAGTACGCCGTCCGGTGCGGCGGCGGAGTCAACCACCGGCTCGGACTCGGTGACGCCGTGCTGGTGAAGGACAACCACGTGCTCGCCGCCGGGTCCGCTGCCGCCGCGCTGGAGGCGGTTCGCCGGCACGCCCCGCAGCTGCCGGCCGAGGTCGAGGTGACCACGCTGGACGAGCTCGACTCGGTACTGGACGCCAAGGCGGAGCTGGTTCTGGTGGACAACTTCACCCCGGAGGAGTGCGCGGAGGCGGTCCGGCGTACCCGCGCGGTGGGAGGCGGAACCCTGCTGGAGGCCTCCGGTGGGCTCACCCTCGACGTCGCCCGGGCATACGCGGAGACCGGCGTGGACTACCTCGCGGTGGGTGCGCTGACGCACTCGGCGCCGGCGCTGGACCTCGGCCTGGACCTGCGGTCCTGA
- a CDS encoding NAD-dependent succinate-semialdehyde dehydrogenase — protein sequence MTATASTDYRVVDPATGETVQEYPQATNAQIAEALSRADEAFEGWRRTPAKERAAVLTRVAELYEQRKDELAAVITQEMGKPVAQAAGEIDIVVSIYRFYADKGPSFLGDEELDVASGGRAVVRKEPVGTLLGIMPWNYPYYQVARFAAPNLMLGNTMLLKHAPQCPRSALAMERIFADAGLPSGAYVNIFASNEQVAELIADPRIQGVSLTGSERAGAAVAEIAGRNLKKVVLELGGSDPFLVLGTNDLDRAVRQAFVGRMGNAGQACNAAKRIIVLDEHYEPFVERFTAATRDVRPGDPTSADTFMGPLSSENAVRMLAEQVDDAVDKGATVLAGGRRMDRPGAWYEPTLLTGIRPGMRAYTEELFGPVAMVYQVGSEEEAVELANTTPYGLGACVFSDDEQQARRVADRLEAGMVFVNAFVGSAAELPFGGVKRSGFGRELGRYGMEEFVNHKLIHFSR from the coding sequence ATGACCGCGACCGCCAGCACCGACTACCGGGTCGTCGACCCGGCCACCGGCGAAACCGTTCAGGAGTACCCACAGGCGACGAACGCGCAGATCGCGGAAGCGCTGAGCAGGGCGGACGAGGCGTTCGAGGGGTGGCGGCGTACCCCCGCGAAGGAACGGGCCGCGGTGCTGACCCGCGTGGCCGAGCTGTACGAGCAGCGCAAGGACGAGCTCGCCGCCGTGATCACCCAGGAGATGGGCAAACCGGTCGCGCAGGCCGCCGGCGAGATCGACATCGTGGTGTCGATCTACCGCTTCTACGCCGACAAGGGGCCGTCGTTCCTCGGCGACGAGGAGCTGGACGTGGCCTCCGGCGGCCGGGCGGTCGTCCGCAAGGAACCCGTGGGGACGCTGCTCGGCATCATGCCGTGGAACTACCCCTACTACCAGGTGGCGAGGTTCGCCGCCCCGAACCTCATGCTGGGCAACACGATGCTGCTCAAGCACGCACCACAGTGCCCGCGGTCCGCACTCGCCATGGAGCGGATCTTCGCCGACGCCGGGCTGCCGAGTGGTGCGTACGTCAACATCTTCGCGAGCAACGAGCAGGTCGCCGAGCTGATCGCCGACCCGAGGATCCAGGGTGTCTCGCTCACCGGATCCGAACGCGCGGGTGCCGCGGTGGCCGAGATCGCCGGTCGCAACCTGAAGAAGGTCGTCCTCGAACTCGGCGGCTCCGACCCGTTCCTCGTCCTCGGGACCAACGACCTCGACCGGGCCGTACGCCAGGCGTTCGTCGGAAGGATGGGCAACGCCGGGCAGGCCTGCAACGCCGCCAAGCGCATCATCGTGCTGGACGAGCACTACGAGCCGTTCGTGGAACGCTTCACCGCCGCCACCCGGGACGTCCGTCCCGGCGACCCGACCAGCGCCGACACGTTCATGGGGCCGCTGTCGTCGGAGAACGCGGTGCGGATGCTGGCCGAGCAGGTGGACGACGCGGTCGACAAGGGCGCCACCGTGCTGGCCGGCGGCCGGCGGATGGACCGGCCGGGCGCGTGGTACGAACCCACCCTGCTCACCGGTATCCGGCCGGGGATGCGCGCCTACACCGAGGAACTCTTCGGCCCGGTAGCGATGGTCTACCAGGTCGGCTCGGAGGAGGAGGCGGTCGAACTCGCCAACACCACGCCGTACGGCCTCGGTGCATGCGTCTTCAGCGACGACGAACAGCAGGCGCGGCGGGTCGCCGACCGGCTCGAGGCGGGCATGGTGTTCGTGAACGCCTTCGTCGGCAGCGCGGCCGAACTCCCGTTCGGCGGGGTCAAGCGATCAGGCTTCGGGCGGGAGCTCGGGCGCTACGGCATGGAGGAGTTCGTCAACCACAAGCTGATCCACTTCAGCCGCTGA
- a CDS encoding neutral/alkaline non-lysosomal ceramidase N-terminal domain-containing protein produces the protein MSLVGAATVDVTPPAGLAMSGFLARTSAATGTHDPLTVRAVTVDGTAVVTVDACGLHEDTCQRVRERLRVGDLTEVVVAATHTHGGPAVVPGRLGGPVDPGHLRLLEDACVDAVRTAVRGARPSRLRFGTGADPGVASNRRRPEGPTDPALPVLVWTDEAGATVAVVTAYACHPVVLGADNTLWTADYPGVVRRQLELAHPGAVAVFLTGCCGDTNTGHSAYASTLQAADSRTYAACERAGTAIAQAVLDTRTRAVEGPVGARSAEVGVERLDGSTWTARVSVLDWSGVRLVALPGEPFAATALALRAAAPEPLLVFGYADGCPGYFPTREEYAFGGYEVEEAHVYYGARAAFAPGSAERLGAEALRLLGLSG, from the coding sequence GTGAGCCTGGTCGGTGCGGCGACGGTGGACGTCACCCCTCCGGCCGGGCTGGCGATGTCCGGTTTCCTCGCCCGCACCTCGGCGGCGACCGGCACCCACGATCCGCTGACCGTCCGCGCGGTCACCGTCGACGGCACTGCGGTCGTCACCGTGGACGCCTGCGGGCTGCACGAGGACACCTGCCAGCGGGTCCGCGAACGCCTGCGCGTCGGCGACCTGACCGAGGTGGTCGTGGCCGCGACCCACACCCACGGTGGTCCCGCCGTGGTGCCGGGCCGGCTGGGCGGGCCGGTCGACCCCGGCCACCTCCGCCTGCTGGAGGACGCCTGCGTCGACGCCGTACGGACCGCGGTCCGCGGTGCCCGCCCGTCGCGGTTGCGGTTCGGCACCGGCGCGGACCCGGGTGTGGCCAGCAACCGGCGACGGCCCGAAGGCCCGACCGACCCCGCTCTGCCGGTGCTGGTGTGGACCGACGAGGCCGGCGCTACCGTCGCGGTCGTCACCGCCTACGCCTGCCATCCCGTCGTACTCGGCGCGGACAACACGTTGTGGACGGCCGACTATCCCGGGGTCGTCCGCCGTCAACTCGAGCTTGCCCATCCCGGCGCCGTCGCGGTCTTCCTCACCGGCTGCTGCGGCGACACCAACACCGGCCACTCCGCCTACGCCTCCACGCTGCAGGCGGCCGACAGCCGTACCTACGCCGCCTGCGAACGCGCCGGCACGGCGATCGCGCAAGCGGTCCTTGACACCCGGACCCGCGCCGTCGAAGGACCGGTCGGCGCGCGGTCGGCCGAGGTCGGCGTCGAACGCCTGGACGGCAGCACCTGGACGGCCCGGGTCAGCGTGCTCGACTGGTCCGGCGTCCGGTTGGTCGCCCTGCCCGGCGAGCCGTTCGCGGCGACCGCACTGGCACTGCGCGCGGCGGCGCCGGAACCCCTGCTGGTGTTCGGGTATGCCGACGGATGCCCGGGCTACTTCCCCACCCGCGAGGAGTACGCCTTCGGCGGGTACGAGGTGGAGGAGGCACACGTCTACTACGGCGCGCGGGCGGCGTTCGCACCCGGCAGTGCGGAGCGCCTCGGCGCCGAGGCGCTCCGCCTGCTCGGCCTCAGCGGCTGA
- a CDS encoding N-acetylglucosamine-6-phosphate deacetylase, with the protein MNPGPAFEIAGRDPATGRRCTVELAGGLITQVHVDSPDTSAGGTDATNHTDSTPDATETEPWLAPGLVDLQVNGFAGFDVNAADAEPDTIGAMVRALWKVGVTTVVPTIVTASEEHIVTCLRRVAAARADDPMVRHAVPYVHVEGPHLSAEDGPRGVHDADQIRPPDVAEFDRWQRAGAGLVGMVTLSPHFAGSTHYISALAERGVWVSVGHTGATPEQIHAAADAGARLSTHLGNGAHAVLARHPNYVWAQLADDRLTAGFIADGHHLPADTLIAMLAAKGPERSILVSDATTLAGSPPGVYQTPVGGAVELTAQGRLSHVGTPYLAGAARPVTDGVAHVANLGRFSLAEALALATTSPGRFVGGRGRLEVGASADLVTFHWSPGNPTLTVEQVVAAGTPVVG; encoded by the coding sequence ATGAACCCAGGACCCGCGTTCGAGATCGCCGGCCGCGACCCCGCGACCGGCCGGCGGTGCACGGTCGAGTTGGCCGGCGGGCTGATCACGCAAGTCCACGTTGACAGTCCGGATACCTCCGCCGGCGGCACCGACGCCACCAACCACACCGACAGCACCCCGGATGCCACGGAAACCGAACCCTGGTTGGCCCCTGGCCTGGTCGACCTGCAGGTCAACGGGTTCGCGGGGTTCGACGTGAACGCCGCCGACGCCGAGCCCGACACGATCGGCGCGATGGTCCGGGCGCTGTGGAAGGTCGGGGTGACCACGGTGGTGCCGACCATCGTCACCGCGTCCGAGGAGCACATCGTCACCTGCCTACGCAGGGTGGCGGCGGCTCGTGCGGACGACCCGATGGTGCGGCATGCCGTTCCGTACGTCCACGTGGAGGGTCCGCACCTGTCCGCGGAGGACGGGCCGCGCGGCGTGCACGACGCCGACCAGATCCGACCGCCGGACGTCGCGGAGTTCGACCGCTGGCAGCGGGCCGGTGCGGGCCTGGTGGGCATGGTCACCCTGTCGCCGCACTTCGCCGGCAGTACGCACTACATCAGCGCGCTCGCCGAGCGCGGGGTGTGGGTGTCGGTCGGCCACACCGGCGCCACCCCCGAGCAGATCCACGCGGCCGCCGACGCCGGCGCGAGGCTGTCGACGCACCTCGGCAACGGCGCGCACGCGGTGCTCGCCCGCCATCCCAACTACGTGTGGGCACAGCTCGCCGACGACCGGCTCACCGCGGGCTTCATCGCCGACGGGCACCACCTGCCGGCCGACACGTTGATCGCCATGCTCGCCGCCAAGGGGCCGGAACGGTCGATCCTGGTGTCGGACGCCACCACCCTCGCCGGTTCCCCGCCCGGGGTCTACCAGACGCCGGTCGGGGGCGCGGTCGAGTTGACCGCGCAGGGCAGGCTCTCCCACGTCGGTACGCCCTACCTCGCGGGCGCGGCGCGTCCGGTCACCGACGGCGTGGCCCACGTGGCGAACCTGGGCAGGTTCTCCCTCGCCGAGGCGCTGGCGCTGGCGACGACGTCGCCGGGACGGTTCGTGGGCGGCCGCGGCCGGTTGGAGGTGGGCGCGTCCGCGGACCTGGTGACGTTCCACTGGAGCCCGGGCAACCCGACGTTGACAGTGGAGCAGGTCGTGGCCGCCGGAACGCCGGTGGTGGGGTGA
- a CDS encoding glucosamine-6-phosphate deaminase yields MTEPIVRVFPDRASLGYAAAADIAAQLRERLNYQNSVRMVFAAAPSQQETLDALVAEVGIDWTRVTAFQMDDYIGLPQDAPQRFGQWLRRAVFDRVPFKEVHLMRTDGDPEQRAQEYADLLAAEPIDLVCLGIGVNGHIAFNDPPVADFADPAAVKVVELDDTCRQQQVDDGCFPTFDDVPPTALTLTVPRLLDADQLFCVVPGQAKADAVRRTLNDPIGEACPATALRTHRSCVLYLDQDSAGALD; encoded by the coding sequence GTGACCGAACCGATCGTCCGTGTCTTTCCCGACCGCGCGAGTCTCGGCTACGCGGCGGCGGCCGACATCGCCGCCCAGCTGCGCGAGCGCCTGAACTACCAGAACTCCGTGCGGATGGTGTTCGCCGCGGCACCGAGCCAGCAGGAAACCCTGGACGCGCTGGTGGCCGAGGTGGGCATCGACTGGACCCGGGTGACCGCGTTCCAGATGGACGACTACATCGGGCTGCCGCAGGACGCGCCGCAGCGGTTCGGGCAGTGGCTGCGCCGGGCGGTCTTCGACCGGGTGCCGTTCAAGGAGGTGCACCTGATGCGCACCGACGGCGACCCCGAGCAGCGCGCGCAGGAGTACGCCGACCTGCTGGCGGCCGAGCCGATCGACCTGGTCTGCCTGGGGATCGGTGTCAACGGGCACATCGCGTTCAACGACCCACCGGTCGCGGACTTCGCCGATCCGGCAGCGGTGAAGGTGGTCGAGCTGGACGACACCTGCCGCCAACAACAGGTTGACGACGGCTGCTTCCCCACCTTCGACGACGTTCCGCCGACCGCGCTCACGCTGACGGTGCCCCGGCTGCTCGACGCGGACCAGCTGTTCTGCGTCGTGCCAGGGCAGGCGAAGGCGGACGCGGTCCGGCGTACGCTGAACGACCCGATCGGCGAGGCCTGCCCCGCGACCGCGTTGCGTACACACCGTTCGTGTGTTCTCTACCTCGACCAGGACTCCGCCGGTGCGCTCGACTGA